A stretch of Vairimorpha necatrix chromosome 2, complete sequence DNA encodes these proteins:
- a CDS encoding zinc protease — translation MSSHILLSDIKFIKSNIENKFSQDFSYIFDSSYDVPKTNVFLLLKYQDYFINLLDYTRYFKTKEEHFFLSYDSLLSSYMIELNVTLTEYGIEIHISGISTKIVEICSLFIEFLFKNKDADRSSLVLFKIKNNLIREKFAQSYKRLFQKLKSLFIEDYSMSEDMLNDISKIENSSNDTNSNLEDKIINNIVNSDNFRCEIYVIGNILLEEAECIKNIVNSKSNISFNTKNGLIACEEFVDSYDVSNNACGLFFPTNKTTDLKNKVISSFIVNSVSEIFFDQLRTNEEFGYVVSANTYKILDQEFIYFVVQSERDVKDIKDRIFKFIEFTKKYLKEMKEEEFLNRKEAIRDHFSESHKNLSSYSNFLYTKGICGLNGLKYKEEIVQYIENMKLNEVIDSKMLEKCIVISTKRKK, via the coding sequence ATGTCTTCACACATTTTACTCTCggatattaaatttattaaatctaatattgagaataaattttcacAAGATTTCTCTTACATATTTGATAGTTCTTATGATGTCCCCAAAAccaatgtatttttattattaaaatatcaagattattttataaatctattaGATTATacaagatattttaaaacaaaggaagaacatttttttttaagttacGATTCACTACTTTCTTCTTATATGATAGAATTAAATGTAACATTGACAGAGTATGGTATAGAAATACACATTTCAGGTATTTCTACTAAAATAGTAGAGATATGTTCTTTGTtcattgaatttttattcaaaaacaaAGACGCAGATAGAAGCTCTTTAGTGcttttcaaaattaaaaataatttgataCGTGAAAAATTTGCACAATCttataaaagattattCCAGAAGTTgaaatctttatttattgaaGATTACAGTATGTCGGAGGATATGTTGAATGATATTTCGAAAATTGAGAATTCAAGTAATGATACTAATAGCAATCTTGAggataaaattatcaataaTATTGTCAATTCGGATAATTTTAGATGTGAAATATATGTAATTGGGAACATTCTTTTAGAAGAAGCCGAgtgtattaaaaatatagtcAACTCTAAAAGTAATATCTCATTTAATACCAAAAATGGTTTAATAGCATGCGAGGAATTTGTAGATTCTTATGATGTAAGTAATAATGCCTGtggattattttttcctacAAATAAAACCACTGATCTAAAGAACAAAGTCATTTCAtcatttattgtaaattcaGTTAGTGAAATATTCTTCGATCAACTACGTACAAACGAGGAATTTGGTTATGTAGTGAGTGCTAATACTTACAAAATCCTAGATCAGGAATTTATCTATTTCGTAGTACAAAGTGAACGAGATGTAAAAGATATTAAAGacagaatatttaaatttattgaatttactaaaaaatacttaaagGAAATGAAGGAAGAagagtttttaaatagGAAAGAGGCTATTAGAGATCATTTTAGTGAATCTCATAAAAATCTGAGCAGTTAtagcaattttttatatacaaagGGAATTTGCGGGCTTAATGGtttgaaatataaagaagaaattgttcaatatattgaaaatatgaAACTAAATGAAGTTATAGATAGTAAAATGCTTGAGAAATGTATTGTTATTTCAacaaaaaggaaaaaataa